From Streptomyces asiaticus, one genomic window encodes:
- a CDS encoding AIM24 family protein, producing MDQQMISGFAPAPVAARMENHGASMLKVAMQSGQDLFARTGSMVAYEGFVQYEPNPPAVRQMASQWLTGEGAPLMRCSGDGLLYLADYGANVVCINLNGDSLSVNGTNLLAFDAHLQWGVERVKGIAKFAGQGLFNVGVSGTGWVALTSRGTPIVVDCGRGEDETYVDPDALVAWSSGLKVKGKRSFKASSLIGRGSGEAYQLGFSGQGFVVVQPSEDSTDRLRARG from the coding sequence ATGGACCAGCAAATGATCTCGGGCTTCGCACCCGCCCCGGTCGCCGCCCGCATGGAGAACCACGGCGCCAGCATGCTCAAGGTCGCCATGCAGAGCGGCCAGGACCTCTTCGCCCGCACGGGCTCGATGGTGGCCTACGAGGGCTTCGTCCAGTACGAGCCCAACCCGCCCGCCGTACGGCAGATGGCCTCCCAGTGGCTGACCGGCGAGGGCGCCCCGCTGATGCGGTGCAGCGGCGACGGGCTGCTCTACCTCGCCGACTACGGGGCCAACGTGGTCTGCATCAACCTCAACGGCGACTCGCTCTCGGTCAACGGCACCAACCTCCTCGCCTTCGACGCGCACCTCCAGTGGGGCGTCGAACGCGTCAAGGGCATCGCCAAGTTCGCCGGACAGGGCCTGTTCAACGTGGGCGTCTCCGGCACCGGCTGGGTCGCCCTGACCTCCCGTGGCACCCCCATCGTGGTCGACTGCGGCCGCGGCGAGGACGAGACCTATGTGGACCCGGACGCGCTCGTGGCCTGGTCCTCCGGGCTCAAGGTGAAGGGCAAGCGCAGCTTCAAGGCGTCGTCCCTGATCGGCCGGGGCAGCGGCGAGGCCTATCAGCTCGGCTTCTCCGGGCAGGGCTTCGTCGTCGTACAGCCCAGTGAGGACAGCACCGACCGGCTCCGGGCCCGGGGCTGA
- a CDS encoding AIM24 family protein: MQSPLFAFTEAQTQDRYALQNPHLLRVALSGHEDVLARKGSMVAYQGLIEFDGEYQTPGQHRARARTGEGLDLMRCSGQGTVYLANLAQHIHVMDVDHDGLTVDSSYVLALDSTLHWESIAVDSQFGISGSGKYNLNISGQGKVALMTSGQPLLLQVTPDKYVNADADAIVAWSSSLRVQMQAQTHSSGVWRRRGNTGEGWELSFLGQGYALVQPSELLPPQNAVVGGGMAAQFGMGQQGARGQNQGNIFSN, encoded by the coding sequence ATGCAGAGCCCGCTTTTCGCCTTCACCGAGGCCCAGACGCAGGACCGTTACGCGCTCCAGAACCCGCATCTGCTGCGGGTCGCCCTGAGCGGCCATGAGGACGTGCTCGCCCGTAAGGGCAGCATGGTCGCCTATCAGGGGCTCATCGAGTTCGACGGTGAGTACCAGACGCCCGGGCAGCACAGGGCCCGGGCCCGCACCGGTGAGGGCCTGGACCTGATGCGCTGCTCCGGGCAGGGCACGGTCTACCTCGCCAACCTCGCCCAGCACATCCATGTGATGGACGTGGACCACGACGGGCTGACCGTCGACAGCTCCTATGTGCTCGCGCTGGACTCCACGCTGCACTGGGAGTCGATCGCGGTGGACAGCCAGTTCGGGATCTCCGGATCCGGCAAGTACAACCTCAACATCTCCGGTCAGGGCAAGGTCGCGCTGATGACCTCGGGGCAGCCGCTGCTGCTCCAGGTCACCCCGGACAAGTACGTCAACGCCGACGCGGACGCCATCGTCGCCTGGTCCAGCTCGCTGCGGGTCCAGATGCAGGCGCAGACGCACTCCTCGGGCGTCTGGCGGCGGCGCGGCAACACCGGCGAGGGCTGGGAGCTCAGCTTCCTCGGCCAGGGTTACGCCCTGGTGCAGCCCAGCGAGCTGCTCCCGCCGCAGAACGCGGTGGTCGGGGGCGGTATGGCCGCGCAGTTCGGCATGGGCCAGCAGGGCGCCCGCGGTCAGAACCAGGGCAACATCTTCAGCAACTGA
- a CDS encoding NUDIX hydrolase has protein sequence MSLHQDAARVLTEWPAPDAAQERLRRLYGDHLAAYPDGMWKACGDGHITASALVIDPDREQVLLTLHRKLRMWLQMGGHCEPDDATLAGAALREASEESGIAGLTLLPGGPVRLDRHQTPCAWHLDVQYAAVAPRGAVAAISHESLDLRWFGYDEVADVADESVRHLVTRTRALL, from the coding sequence GTGAGTCTGCACCAGGACGCGGCGCGGGTGCTCACCGAGTGGCCCGCGCCCGATGCCGCCCAGGAGCGGCTGCGGCGGCTGTACGGCGACCATCTGGCCGCGTATCCGGACGGTATGTGGAAGGCGTGCGGGGACGGGCACATCACGGCGAGCGCGCTGGTGATCGACCCGGACCGGGAGCAGGTGCTGCTCACCCTGCACCGGAAGCTGCGGATGTGGCTCCAGATGGGCGGCCACTGCGAGCCGGACGACGCCACGCTCGCGGGCGCGGCGCTGCGCGAGGCCAGCGAGGAGTCCGGGATCGCGGGGCTGACGCTGCTGCCCGGCGGCCCGGTGCGGCTCGACCGGCACCAGACCCCCTGTGCCTGGCACCTGGACGTCCAGTACGCGGCGGTGGCGCCCCGGGGCGCGGTGGCGGCCATCAGCCACGAGTCGCTGGATCTGCGCTGGTTCGGCTACGACGAGGTGGCGGACGTGGCCGACGAGTCGGTGCGCCACCTGGTGACGCGCACCCGCGCGCTGCTCTGA